A single Thermosynechococcus vestitus BP-1 DNA region contains:
- a CDS encoding histidine phosphatase family protein — translation MRLILIRHGEAVGNDSGVMLGRQDVPLTERGRQQALALREKLPRPNAIYTSPLQRCHDTATLMNPCPDLKIQELAELIEIDQGIFTGLTWAQAQSQHPDLCEELEESDYLIPVPEAESMAMAWQRAKQAWKQLRRHSDEDCVWCISHGGFLQCLISVVLGSDRLWGMEIPPAAWFDFSVRVDLDGRFEAENTRWWRIHAFNQFP, via the coding sequence ATGCGTTTAATTTTGATTCGTCATGGAGAAGCTGTTGGCAATGATTCGGGCGTTATGCTTGGACGGCAAGATGTGCCCCTCACAGAACGGGGACGGCAGCAAGCCCTTGCCCTGCGGGAAAAACTCCCCCGGCCGAATGCCATTTACACCAGTCCGCTGCAACGCTGCCACGATACGGCTACGCTGATGAATCCCTGTCCCGACTTAAAAATTCAAGAGCTAGCGGAGTTGATTGAAATTGATCAGGGAATTTTTACAGGACTGACATGGGCACAGGCCCAGTCACAACATCCTGACCTCTGTGAAGAACTGGAAGAGAGCGATTACCTGATTCCAGTCCCCGAAGCCGAGTCAATGGCCATGGCTTGGCAGCGGGCAAAACAGGCTTGGAAACAACTCCGACGTCACAGTGATGAGGACTGCGTTTGGTGTATTAGTCATGGCGGTTTTTTGCAGTGCCTTATTAGTGTTGTGCTGGGGAGCGATCGCCTCTGGGGGATGGAGATTCCCCCCGCTGCTTGGTTCGACTTCTCAGTACGGGTGGATTTAGATGGACGCTTCGAAGCAGAAAATACCCGCTGGTGGCGTATTCATGCCTTCAATCAGTTCCCCTAG